One genomic region from Stutzerimonas decontaminans encodes:
- a CDS encoding zinc-dependent alcohol dehydrogenase, producing MRALRWHGKHDIRCDNHVPDPSIEDPRDAIIKVSSCAICGSDLHLYDGFMPGMQHGDIMGHEFMGEVMEVGSANKKLKVGDRVVVPFTIVCGECDQCRRGNFSVCERTNRNKDIADKVFGHTTAGLYGYTHLTGGYAGGQAEYVRVPYADVGPVVIPNGLTDEQVLFLGDILPTGWQAAAQCDIQPTDTVAIWGAGPVGQFAIRSAVMMGAEQVICIDNVPERLSMARAGGAITINFEEESVLERLKELTRGKGPEKCIDSVGMEAHAARSIDSMYDRAKQALMLESDRPHVLREMIYVCRPAGIISIPGVYGGLIDKIPFGAAMNKGLTFRMGQTHVNRWTDDLLRRIKEGEIDPSFVITHSVSLEQGPEMYKTFRDKHDGCIKVVLKP from the coding sequence ATGAGAGCCCTCCGCTGGCACGGCAAGCACGACATCCGCTGCGACAACCACGTCCCCGATCCCTCCATCGAAGACCCGCGCGACGCCATCATCAAGGTGTCGTCCTGCGCCATCTGCGGCTCCGACCTGCACCTGTACGACGGCTTCATGCCCGGCATGCAGCACGGCGACATCATGGGCCACGAGTTCATGGGCGAGGTGATGGAGGTCGGCTCGGCGAACAAGAAGCTCAAGGTTGGCGACCGCGTGGTGGTGCCCTTCACCATCGTCTGCGGCGAGTGCGACCAGTGTCGGCGCGGCAATTTCTCGGTGTGCGAGCGCACCAACCGCAACAAGGACATCGCCGACAAGGTCTTCGGCCACACCACAGCCGGCCTCTATGGCTACACCCACCTCACCGGCGGTTATGCCGGTGGTCAGGCTGAATACGTGCGCGTGCCCTACGCCGATGTCGGGCCGGTGGTGATTCCCAATGGGCTGACCGACGAGCAGGTGCTGTTCCTCGGCGACATCCTGCCCACCGGCTGGCAGGCCGCGGCGCAATGCGACATCCAGCCCACCGACACGGTGGCGATATGGGGCGCAGGGCCGGTTGGCCAGTTCGCCATCCGTAGCGCGGTGATGATGGGCGCCGAGCAGGTCATCTGCATCGACAACGTGCCCGAGCGGCTGTCGATGGCCCGCGCTGGCGGCGCCATCACCATCAACTTCGAAGAAGAGAGCGTACTCGAGCGGCTCAAGGAACTGACCCGCGGCAAGGGCCCGGAGAAGTGCATCGACTCGGTGGGCATGGAAGCGCATGCGGCGCGCTCAATCGATTCGATGTACGACCGCGCCAAGCAGGCGCTGATGCTCGAGAGCGACCGCCCGCACGTGCTGCGCGAGATGATCTACGTCTGCCGTCCGGCCGGCATCATCTCGATTCCCGGCGTCTACGGCGGGCTGATCGACAAGATCCCGTTCGGCGCGGCGATGAACAAGGGCCTGACCTTCCGCATGGGCCAGACCCACGTCAATCGCTGGACCGACGACCTGTTGCGGCGCATCAAAGAAGGCGAGATCGATCCGAGCTTCGTCATTACCCACAGCGTCAGCCTCGAGCAGGGTCCGGAGATGTACAAGACCTTCCGCGACAAGCATGACGGCTGCATCAAGGTGGTCCTCAAGCCATGA
- a CDS encoding AEC family transporter: MSSVVNVVLPVFALILLGYLCRRSGRMGPTGASELNRFVVWLGLPALLFSVVATSTWEQLWQPGFIAAFAIGCLGVFAFTLAYRMLQKQPLVDASLDALGASYANTGYVGIPLCMLVLGDEALQPAMVASIVVVCVLFAIALACVETGLHAGQGVLRTLGKVSGALARNPLVIAPLLGALWAASGLQLPVPLATLLKLLGAAAAPCALVSLGLFLAQPQPGGKVQGVWPLVGLKLVVQPLITWYLAFQVFELPTLWAYSALLLSALPTGTGPYMLAEFYGREGSRVSRVVLLSTLGSLITLSLILVLLPV, from the coding sequence ATGTCTTCGGTCGTCAATGTCGTCCTGCCCGTCTTTGCGCTGATCCTGCTCGGTTACCTGTGCCGCCGTAGCGGCAGGATGGGGCCGACCGGCGCCTCCGAACTCAACCGTTTCGTGGTCTGGCTGGGACTGCCGGCGCTGCTGTTCAGCGTCGTTGCCACCTCGACCTGGGAGCAGCTCTGGCAGCCCGGCTTCATCGCGGCGTTTGCCATCGGCTGCCTCGGCGTGTTCGCCTTCACCCTTGCGTATCGCATGCTGCAAAAGCAGCCGCTGGTCGACGCCAGCCTGGATGCGCTAGGTGCCTCCTACGCCAACACCGGCTATGTCGGGATTCCGCTGTGCATGCTGGTGCTCGGCGACGAGGCGCTACAGCCGGCGATGGTCGCCTCGATCGTGGTGGTCTGCGTGCTGTTTGCCATCGCCCTGGCCTGCGTCGAGACCGGACTGCATGCCGGGCAGGGCGTGTTGCGCACGCTGGGTAAGGTCAGTGGTGCGCTGGCGCGCAATCCGCTGGTGATCGCGCCGCTGCTCGGGGCGCTCTGGGCGGCGAGTGGCCTGCAATTGCCGGTGCCGCTGGCGACGCTGCTCAAGCTGCTGGGTGCGGCCGCGGCGCCTTGTGCGCTGGTTTCGCTGGGGCTGTTCCTCGCCCAGCCGCAGCCGGGAGGCAAGGTGCAGGGGGTCTGGCCGCTGGTGGGGCTGAAGCTGGTGGTGCAGCCGCTGATCACCTGGTATCTGGCTTTTCAGGTATTCGAGCTGCCAACGCTGTGGGCCTATTCGGCACTGCTGCTCAGCGCGCTGCCCACTGGTACCGGCCCGTACATGCTTGCCGAGTTCTACGGCCGCGAAGGCTCGCGGGTCTCGCGCGTGGTGTTGCTCTCGACGTTGGGCTCGCTGATCACCTTGTCGCTGATTCTGGTGCTGCTGCCGGTCTGA
- a CDS encoding methyltransferase — translation MTMDNAQDRALLHLGQALRDRGYHFITPTPLTHERVNQRPENALAEDLPGVFGWSRPFQHELLPPPLFSLMDQADVLEPHGSRWRSKVRLSSLDGQLFLHSAFPTEASDAVFFGPDTYRFASAIRCHLNQHAGEIRRVVDIGCGSGAGAILTALARPHAEVLAVDINPEALRLTRINAALAGADNLRAMHSDLLSAAEGEFDLILANPPYLVDADQRAYRHGGGPLGAGLSLAILDAALARLAPGGTLLLYTGVAMLENQDPFLTEVRQRLERTDLQWGYREIDPDVFGEELLGGAYVKCDRIAAVVLEVTRAMG, via the coding sequence ATGACCATGGACAATGCGCAGGACCGCGCGCTGCTGCACCTGGGCCAGGCCCTGCGGGACCGCGGCTATCACTTCATCACCCCCACGCCGCTGACCCATGAACGGGTCAACCAGCGCCCGGAAAATGCGCTCGCCGAAGACCTGCCTGGGGTGTTCGGCTGGAGTCGCCCATTCCAGCACGAACTGCTGCCACCACCGCTGTTCAGCCTGATGGATCAGGCCGATGTACTGGAACCCCACGGCTCGCGCTGGCGCTCCAAGGTGCGCCTGTCCAGCCTCGACGGTCAGCTATTCCTGCATTCGGCATTTCCCACCGAAGCCAGCGATGCGGTGTTCTTCGGCCCGGACACCTACCGTTTCGCCAGCGCCATCCGCTGTCACCTCAACCAGCACGCCGGCGAGATCCGCCGCGTGGTGGACATCGGCTGCGGCTCGGGTGCCGGGGCGATCCTCACCGCCCTGGCGCGCCCCCATGCCGAGGTGCTGGCGGTGGATATCAACCCAGAGGCGCTGCGCCTGACGCGCATCAACGCGGCGCTAGCTGGGGCGGACAACCTGCGCGCCATGCACAGCGACCTGCTGAGTGCGGCCGAGGGCGAGTTCGACCTGATCCTGGCCAACCCGCCCTATCTGGTCGACGCCGATCAGCGCGCCTATCGCCACGGCGGTGGACCGCTTGGCGCCGGGCTGTCTCTCGCCATTCTCGACGCGGCACTCGCCCGCCTGGCTCCAGGCGGCACGCTGCTGCTGTACACCGGCGTGGCGATGCTGGAAAACCAGGACCCCTTCCTGACCGAGGTACGCCAGCGCCTGGAACGCACTGACCTGCAATGGGGCTACCGCGAAATCGACCCGGACGTGTTTGGCGAGGAGCTGCTGGGTGGCGCCTACGTCAAATGCGATCGCATTGCGGCCGTGGTGCTGGAAGTGACGCGGGCGATGGGCTGA
- a CDS encoding flagellar biosynthesis protein FlhA — MSLIQKLTPTFRSGRIGIPLIILSILAMIILPLPPQLLDILFTFNIAMAVLVLLVSVSSKSPLDFSLFPTVILVTTLMRLTLNVASTRVVLLEGHTGTGAAGKVIEAFGEVVIGGNFIVGLVVFVILMIINFIVITKGGERISEVTARFTLDALPGKQMAIDADLNAGLLTQEDAKARRQEVAKEADFYGAMDGASKFVRGDAIAGILILLINLFGGFAIGVFVHDLGAGEAFKQYALLTIGDGLVAQIPALLLSTAAAIIVTRINESSDITSQVQRQLLANPASLYTVAGILFVLGMVPGMPHLAFIGFAALIAFIAWRVSLHEPPAAGADLKDIQAIGQAMDKEKAQSLAWEDIPLVERLSVSLGYKLVGLVNEASGAPLPARVRGVRQTLSEHLGFLLPEVQIRDSLRLKASQYDIYINGEKIDGAELHADRLMAIPSPELYGEIDGILGTDPAYRMQVVWIQPTDKSRALNLGYQVIDCASVIATHLNKVIREHLPDLFKHDDVEHLMQRLTVQAPKLAESLKNALSYTQQMRVYRQLLLEEVPLRDIETIASTLLECSETTKDPVLLAADVRYALRRSIVSMVAGDRRELGVFVLENALENTLLNALAIAQQAGPVSLDNIPVEPSLLNQLQNSMPVVKEKLRKDGHPPILTVMPQLRPLLARYARVFSPGLHVLSQNEIPDRVGVNILGTLG, encoded by the coding sequence ATGAGCCTGATTCAGAAACTCACGCCCACATTCCGCAGCGGACGGATCGGCATTCCGCTGATCATTCTGTCGATTCTGGCGATGATCATCCTGCCGCTGCCGCCGCAGCTGCTGGATATTCTGTTCACCTTCAACATCGCCATGGCGGTGCTGGTGCTGCTGGTCAGCGTGTCGTCGAAGAGCCCGCTGGACTTCTCGCTGTTCCCCACGGTGATCCTGGTCACGACGCTGATGCGTCTGACGTTGAACGTCGCCTCGACGCGCGTTGTGCTGCTCGAAGGCCATACCGGCACCGGCGCGGCGGGCAAGGTGATCGAGGCCTTCGGCGAGGTGGTGATTGGCGGCAACTTCATCGTCGGCCTGGTGGTGTTCGTGATCCTGATGATCATCAACTTCATCGTCATCACCAAGGGCGGCGAGCGCATCTCCGAAGTCACCGCGCGCTTCACCCTGGACGCCCTGCCGGGCAAGCAGATGGCCATCGACGCCGATCTCAATGCCGGCCTGCTGACCCAGGAAGATGCCAAGGCGCGGCGCCAGGAAGTGGCCAAGGAAGCCGACTTCTACGGTGCAATGGACGGCGCGTCGAAGTTCGTCCGCGGCGATGCCATCGCCGGCATCCTGATCCTGCTGATCAACCTCTTCGGCGGTTTCGCCATCGGCGTGTTCGTCCATGATCTCGGCGCCGGCGAGGCGTTCAAACAGTACGCCCTGCTGACCATCGGTGACGGCCTGGTGGCGCAGATTCCGGCGCTGCTGTTGTCCACCGCGGCGGCAATCATCGTCACCCGCATCAATGAATCCAGCGACATCACCAGCCAGGTACAGCGCCAGCTGCTGGCCAACCCGGCCTCGCTGTACACCGTGGCCGGCATTCTCTTCGTGCTCGGCATGGTGCCGGGCATGCCGCACCTGGCATTCATCGGTTTCGCCGCACTGATCGCCTTCATCGCCTGGCGCGTATCGCTGCACGAGCCACCAGCCGCCGGTGCCGATCTCAAGGACATCCAGGCCATCGGCCAGGCGATGGACAAGGAAAAGGCGCAATCGCTGGCCTGGGAAGACATCCCGCTGGTCGAGCGGCTGTCGGTATCGCTCGGCTACAAGCTGGTCGGGCTGGTCAACGAGGCCTCCGGGGCGCCATTGCCGGCACGCGTACGCGGTGTACGGCAGACGCTTTCCGAGCATCTGGGCTTTCTGCTGCCGGAAGTGCAGATCCGCGACAGCCTCAGGCTCAAGGCCTCGCAGTACGACATCTACATCAACGGCGAGAAGATCGACGGCGCCGAGCTGCATGCCGACCGCCTGATGGCGATTCCCTCGCCGGAGCTGTATGGCGAGATCGACGGCATCCTCGGCACCGACCCGGCCTATCGCATGCAGGTGGTGTGGATTCAGCCGACCGACAAGTCGCGGGCGCTGAACCTCGGCTATCAGGTGATCGACTGCGCCAGCGTCATCGCCACGCATCTGAACAAGGTGATCCGCGAGCATCTGCCGGATCTGTTCAAGCACGACGACGTCGAGCACCTGATGCAGCGCCTGACCGTGCAGGCGCCGAAACTTGCCGAAAGCCTGAAGAACGCCCTGAGCTACACCCAGCAGATGCGCGTGTACCGTCAGCTGTTGCTGGAAGAAGTGCCGCTGCGCGACATCGAGACCATCGCCAGCACCCTGCTCGAATGCAGCGAAACCACCAAGGACCCGGTGCTGCTGGCCGCCGACGTGCGCTACGCACTGCGCCGCAGTATCGTTTCGATGGTCGCCGGCGACCGTCGTGAACTGGGCGTGTTCGTGCTGGAAAATGCGTTGGAAAACACCTTGCTCAATGCGCTGGCCATCGCTCAGCAGGCCGGGCCGGTGAGCCTGGACAACATTCCGGTGGAGCCAAGCCTGCTCAATCAGCTGCAGAACAGCATGCCGGTGGTGAAGGAAAAACTGCGCAAGGACGGTCACCCGCCGATCCTCACGGTAATGCCGCAGCTGCGCCCACTATTGGCGCGTTACGCCCGTGTGTTCAGTCCGGGCCTGCACGTGCTGTCGCAGAACGAGATCCCCGACCGGGTCGGCGTGAATATCCTCGGCACGCTCGGCTGA
- a CDS encoding SDR family oxidoreductase: protein MGKRLSVLIAGCGDLGSRLGLQMSRAGWTVYGVRRNAAELPVPILPIKGDLADPACPRSWPNGGLDYLVYAASATEHDEAGYRQAYVEGLRNVLGWLQQRGQQPRRVLFVSSTGVYAQRDGEWIDEASPTEPGGFTGQVMLEAERLVLGSGVPATCVRMGGLYDPSRPWLQNQVRAGLRVERDPPQYSNRIHRDDAAGLLAFLLQADASGAALDDCYLGVDDDPAPLHEVVDWLRELLGVTQWAEQSMTRRAGSKRCSNARARALGWKPRFPSYRDGYASLGRNRH, encoded by the coding sequence ATGGGCAAGCGCCTTAGCGTATTGATCGCAGGTTGCGGCGACCTTGGCAGTCGTCTCGGCCTGCAAATGAGCCGTGCCGGCTGGACGGTGTACGGCGTGCGGCGTAACGCCGCCGAGCTGCCGGTGCCGATCCTGCCGATCAAGGGAGACCTCGCCGACCCCGCCTGCCCGCGCAGCTGGCCCAATGGCGGGCTGGACTATCTGGTCTACGCTGCCTCCGCCACCGAACATGACGAGGCCGGCTACCGCCAGGCCTATGTCGAGGGGCTGCGCAATGTGCTCGGCTGGCTGCAGCAGCGCGGTCAGCAGCCACGGCGTGTGCTGTTCGTCTCCAGCACCGGGGTGTATGCCCAGCGCGACGGTGAATGGATCGACGAAGCCTCGCCCACCGAGCCCGGCGGTTTCACCGGACAGGTGATGCTCGAGGCCGAACGGCTCGTTCTCGGCAGTGGCGTACCGGCCACCTGCGTGCGCATGGGTGGCCTCTACGACCCGTCGCGGCCCTGGCTGCAGAACCAGGTGCGTGCCGGCTTGCGCGTCGAGCGTGATCCGCCGCAGTACAGCAATCGCATCCATCGTGACGATGCCGCCGGGCTGCTGGCGTTCCTGCTGCAGGCCGACGCCAGTGGTGCTGCGCTGGATGATTGCTATCTCGGTGTGGATGACGATCCAGCACCGCTACACGAGGTAGTCGACTGGCTGCGGGAACTGCTGGGGGTCACCCAATGGGCCGAGCAGAGCATGACCCGCCGCGCCGGTAGCAAGCGCTGCAGCAATGCGCGCGCCCGAGCGCTGGGCTGGAAACCCAGGTTTCCCAGCTATCGCGACGGCTACGCCTCGCTGGGTCGCAATCGGCATTAG
- a CDS encoding hydrogen peroxide-inducible genes activator: MTLTELRYIVTLAQEQHFGRAAERCHVSQPTLSVGVKKLEDELGVLIFERTKSAVRLTPVGEGIVTQAQKVLEQAQSIRELAQVGKNQLAAPLKVGAIYTVGPYMFPHLIPQLHRVAPDMPLYIEENFTHILRDKLRTGELDAIIVALPFQEADVLTKPLYDEPFYVLMPADHPWTAKETIDAEMLNDKSLLLLGEGHCFRDQVLEACPTTRKGEAPSHTTVESSSLETIRHMVASGLGVSILPLSAVESHHYSPGVLEIRPLTPPVPFRTVAIAWRASFPRPKAIEILADSIRLCSVGKPTAAKS, from the coding sequence ATGACTCTGACCGAACTGCGCTATATCGTCACGCTTGCCCAGGAACAGCACTTCGGCCGCGCCGCTGAACGCTGCCATGTCAGCCAACCGACCCTCTCGGTCGGCGTGAAAAAGCTCGAGGACGAGCTCGGCGTACTGATCTTCGAACGCACCAAGAGCGCGGTGCGCCTGACCCCGGTCGGTGAAGGCATCGTCACCCAGGCGCAGAAGGTGCTGGAGCAGGCGCAGAGCATCCGCGAGCTGGCCCAGGTCGGCAAGAATCAGCTGGCCGCACCGCTCAAGGTCGGCGCCATCTACACCGTCGGCCCGTACATGTTCCCGCACCTGATTCCGCAGCTGCATCGCGTGGCGCCGGACATGCCGCTTTACATCGAAGAGAACTTCACCCACATCCTGCGCGACAAGCTGCGCACCGGCGAGCTGGACGCGATCATCGTCGCGCTGCCGTTCCAGGAAGCTGACGTGCTGACCAAGCCGCTCTACGACGAGCCCTTCTACGTGCTGATGCCGGCCGACCATCCGTGGACGGCCAAGGAAACCATCGACGCCGAGATGCTCAACGACAAGAGCCTGCTGCTGCTCGGTGAAGGCCACTGCTTCCGCGATCAGGTGCTCGAAGCCTGTCCGACCACCCGCAAGGGCGAGGCGCCGAGCCACACCACGGTGGAATCCAGCTCGCTGGAAACCATCCGCCACATGGTCGCCTCGGGGCTGGGCGTGTCGATCCTGCCGCTATCGGCGGTGGAGAGCCATCACTACTCGCCCGGCGTGCTGGAAATCCGCCCGCTGACGCCGCCGGTACCGTTCCGTACCGTGGCCATCGCCTGGCGCGCCAGCTTCCCACGGCCAAAGGCCATCGAAATCCTCGCCGACTCGATTCGCCTGTGCTCGGTAGGCAAACCGACGGCGGCGAAATCCTGA
- a CDS encoding iron-containing redox enzyme family protein: protein MQLNSRSLPITPAINPEPDQPSRALYFALLREVDQHARDSAADYLRLQLDAAAALPCDLPEHPAELDAWVMQRTETVGRQYQAYLDQRRAGGARRYFASKAHALHFLRGVAPTKLVDGAWLYGLLQRWDDARFTALIQTYLEELGEGLPEKNHVVLYRKLLANQGCDDWQELDDEHFVQGAIQLALAEHAEQFLPEVIGFNLGYEQLPLHLLITSYELTELGIDPYYFTLHVTVDNADNGHARKAVQGVLDALPQVGDSAEFYRRVRDGYRLNDLGASTVSVIGDFDLSAEVQRIFEKKAAVGQFVHSDYCRFEGRTVNQWLAEDVQQFLTVLDKRGWIKRGHDPHESRFWQLIVGEQAPMFGVFSAYEQQMIHDWIAADWQPEGKRSPRGALLQRQALFNTRRVPQESAPKPAEAAAGNDFDEELQLLEQQVARLPDRAARMRLLLPLLAPQRHHSAAGLLATRLFNGLFN, encoded by the coding sequence ATGCAACTGAATTCTCGCAGCCTGCCGATCACCCCTGCCATCAATCCGGAGCCGGACCAGCCGTCTCGGGCGCTGTACTTCGCCCTTCTGCGCGAGGTTGATCAGCACGCGCGCGACAGTGCCGCGGATTACCTGCGCCTGCAGTTGGATGCCGCTGCCGCCTTGCCCTGTGACTTGCCGGAACACCCAGCAGAGCTGGATGCCTGGGTCATGCAACGCACCGAAACGGTCGGGCGCCAGTATCAGGCGTACCTGGATCAGCGCCGGGCCGGGGGAGCACGTCGCTATTTCGCCAGCAAGGCCCATGCGCTGCATTTTCTGCGCGGGGTGGCCCCGACCAAGCTGGTCGATGGCGCCTGGCTCTACGGGCTGCTGCAGCGCTGGGACGACGCACGTTTCACCGCACTGATCCAGACTTACCTGGAAGAGCTCGGTGAAGGCCTTCCGGAGAAAAACCACGTGGTGCTCTATCGCAAGTTGCTGGCCAATCAGGGCTGCGACGACTGGCAGGAGCTCGACGATGAGCATTTCGTCCAGGGCGCCATCCAGCTTGCGCTGGCCGAGCACGCCGAGCAGTTCCTGCCGGAAGTGATCGGCTTCAACCTGGGCTACGAACAGCTGCCGCTGCACCTGCTGATCACCTCCTACGAGCTGACCGAACTGGGCATCGACCCCTACTACTTCACCCTGCACGTCACCGTCGACAATGCCGACAACGGCCACGCGAGGAAGGCCGTGCAGGGCGTGCTGGACGCCTTGCCGCAAGTTGGCGACAGCGCTGAGTTCTATCGACGGGTGCGCGACGGCTACCGGCTCAACGACCTCGGCGCCAGCACCGTCTCGGTGATCGGTGACTTCGATCTGTCCGCCGAGGTACAGCGCATCTTTGAGAAGAAGGCCGCGGTCGGCCAGTTCGTGCATTCGGACTATTGCCGCTTCGAAGGCCGCACGGTCAATCAGTGGCTGGCCGAGGACGTCCAACAGTTCCTCACCGTGCTGGACAAGCGCGGCTGGATCAAGCGTGGCCACGACCCACACGAGAGCCGCTTCTGGCAGCTCATCGTCGGCGAACAGGCGCCGATGTTCGGCGTCTTCAGCGCCTACGAGCAGCAGATGATCCATGACTGGATCGCCGCCGACTGGCAGCCAGAAGGCAAGCGCAGCCCGCGCGGTGCGTTGCTGCAGCGGCAGGCGCTGTTCAACACCCGCCGCGTGCCGCAGGAGAGTGCACCAAAACCGGCTGAGGCTGCCGCCGGCAACGATTTCGACGAGGAACTGCAGCTGCTCGAGCAGCAGGTGGCGCGTCTGCCCGATCGCGCCGCGCGCATGCGGCTGCTGCTGCCACTGCTCGCCCCGCAGCGGCACCACAGCGCCGCCGGTCTGCTGGCCACGCGGTTGTTCAACGGACTTTTCAACTGA
- the flhB gene encoding flagellar type III secretion system protein FlhB has product MSEQNSSQEKTEEASEQKLKKSRDDGQVTRSKDVATTVSLLATLLLLKLSAGLFLDGMQQSFSYSYINFQQSEIGIDDVQVILLHNLLVFISVLLPLLLTPILVIVFALVPGGWVFASKNFAPKFSKLNPITGLGRMVGAQNWSELAKSLLKITALLSIAAWQLYYAAPRLIALQRTDIFNAIGGAFSLTFDLAISLLLVFVLFSFIDIPLQRFFFLKKMRMTKQERKEEHKNQEGRPEVKARIKQLQRALAQRQITKVIKEADVVIVNPTHYAVALKYDPKKAETPFVIARGVDEMALYIRKMAQANQREVLELPPLARAIYYSTQVNQQIPAPLYTAVAHVLTYILQLKAWKQGRRESKPALASNIHIPEELFNRARS; this is encoded by the coding sequence ATGTCTGAGCAGAACAGCAGTCAGGAAAAGACCGAAGAGGCCTCCGAGCAGAAACTCAAGAAGAGCCGCGACGACGGCCAGGTCACCCGCTCCAAGGACGTGGCCACCACCGTCTCTCTGCTCGCCACGCTGTTGCTGCTCAAGCTCAGCGCCGGGCTGTTCCTCGACGGCATGCAACAGAGCTTCAGCTACTCCTACATCAACTTCCAGCAGAGCGAGATCGGCATCGACGATGTGCAGGTGATCCTGTTGCACAACCTGCTGGTGTTCATCAGCGTGCTGCTGCCACTGCTGCTGACGCCGATCCTGGTCATCGTTTTCGCCCTGGTGCCGGGTGGCTGGGTATTCGCCTCGAAGAACTTCGCGCCCAAGTTCAGCAAGCTCAACCCCATCACCGGACTGGGGCGGATGGTCGGCGCGCAGAACTGGAGCGAGCTCGCCAAGTCGCTGCTGAAGATCACCGCCCTGCTCAGCATCGCCGCCTGGCAGCTTTACTACGCGGCGCCGCGGCTGATCGCGTTGCAGCGCACCGATATCTTCAACGCCATCGGCGGTGCCTTCTCGCTGACCTTCGACCTGGCGATTTCGTTGCTGCTGGTGTTCGTGCTGTTCTCCTTCATCGACATCCCGCTACAGCGCTTCTTCTTCCTGAAGAAAATGCGCATGACCAAGCAGGAGCGCAAGGAAGAGCACAAGAACCAGGAAGGTCGACCCGAGGTGAAGGCGCGCATCAAGCAACTGCAGCGCGCACTGGCACAACGGCAGATCACCAAGGTGATCAAGGAGGCCGACGTGGTGATCGTCAACCCGACCCACTATGCCGTGGCACTCAAGTACGACCCGAAGAAGGCCGAAACACCATTCGTGATCGCCCGCGGTGTCGATGAGATGGCGCTGTACATCCGCAAGATGGCCCAGGCCAATCAACGCGAAGTGCTCGAGTTGCCGCCACTGGCCCGCGCCATCTACTACAGCACTCAGGTCAATCAGCAGATTCCGGCGCCGCTCTACACCGCCGTGGCTCACGTGCTGACCTACATCCTCCAGCTCAAGGCCTGGAAACAGGGCCGCCGGGAAAGCAAACCGGCGCTGGCCAGCAACATCCACATCCCCGAAGAACTGTTCAACCGAGCGCGCTCATGA
- a CDS encoding PilZ domain-containing protein, translating to MRQHSRFSFRHISSIQVTNRLNGEPMGYVADLSLGGLRLVAKQPLAVGGCYEMVLHVPGHGERVRQIEAVVICQWSRKDSRRDSFEMGFALDRPSAEFTAMVAEQLPRRRKVY from the coding sequence ATGCGCCAGCACAGCCGCTTCAGCTTCCGCCACATCAGCAGCATCCAGGTCACCAACCGGCTGAACGGCGAGCCGATGGGCTATGTCGCCGATCTGTCGCTCGGCGGGTTGCGCCTGGTCGCCAAACAGCCGCTGGCGGTGGGCGGTTGCTACGAGATGGTGCTGCATGTGCCGGGGCACGGTGAGCGGGTGCGACAGATCGAGGCGGTGGTGATCTGTCAGTGGTCGCGCAAGGACTCGCGGCGCGACAGCTTCGAAATGGGCTTCGCCCTCGATCGGCCGTCGGCGGAGTTCACTGCCATGGTGGCCGAGCAGCTGCCGCGGCGGCGCAAGGTTTACTGA